One Hippoglossus stenolepis isolate QCI-W04-F060 chromosome 6, HSTE1.2, whole genome shotgun sequence genomic window, acaatgtttatataaaaaggaacaaaggaaaaaaggaaataaggATTTGCGgtgatcaaaaacaagttaattggggAATACCTGGAATATTGAttgatgaaattcattcactgcaaagatattgaaaaataaaaactgagccgggtcacttttgacccatgttgtgtatcaaagggttaagcTGAAAGAATAACACTTGTTTAAGACTTACTATTTAACTCCGCCCAGGCTTTATATAAAAGAACACTTCAAAGTATTCATTAAGCAAAGAATTCCTTAtcagtttgctttaatgtcagtggtcatagattcCTCTGATGTCTTTGATTGActgttgcaaaggtgaaagatttacctatctgaagagaaacaagtgtttttgacctgaacagatctattagtctgtctgaagtgatagtgatagcaccacctactgccaaTAGAAagtaagcctcgttttacaactttaattcgatttacatTAAATTGTCACCGTGTAGTCTACACTTGAtggcgtggaccgtaatgcgtgattagtgggcgtGATCCAGCACCacgtgacagacgcaggaagtgacgtgtttaCTGTTTCTCCTTCCCGCGATGCACAAAACGCAGGCAACATGGAGCCGTTTCACCCGGTCCCTGTTCGCCCTCCTCCGCGGTGCTCGGGAGGGCCCGCACAGTTCTGCTTCGCAGCCCTAGTTTTGTATTAATTTTCTCATAATTTTGATACAAATGaatcatttttatgttttatgtccCTGTGGAGCgccttgaatctacctctgtgtataAAAGGTACTTTATAAATAGAATAGCCTTGACGCCAGGCTTCAGactaatgtgtttgtgttgaggtcGTGTATCTTATTTAGTTTTGAGAGTTGGAAGTGTTTTTTCAACGGTTTAACGTGAGAAGTTAGAATAAAAAGAAgtagaacaagaagaagaataaagaagGTGCCCAGAGGGGGGCGCTATGCTCACAGCCGTATAGCGCGCAGGATTTTGGGGTAACAAAGGTTACCATGGAGACCTCTCACATCCTTTGTTTGGGGAGCTGAAGTGGGATGATggctgacagctgcaggacacaAACTGTCATGTTATTATTCCATACAAAAGTGAGTAGATAGAAAAACATCGAGGAAAGTGTGGCACTCaactctttaatatttaatgtaagAGTGAAGCGAGAGGCTCCGACAGCGCAAACTAGCTGACTTTTAGCTAGTTAGCGCCGACGCTAACTCCACTAGCCGGCTAGATCTCAGGTCCAGTCTGCGGTTGACGTGTAAACACCACTTTTCTGCGAGGTTTGTGTTCTCCGTGAATGGGTTTTTGGCAGAGTCATGTCTCTCAGAGGCTGAACCTGAACCGAGCGAGTCGCACTGACACGGTGTAGTTACGTAGCTGTGGGCGGATCTGCGCTAGCCAGTAGCAGCTAGCCAGTCGGGACAGGCTAGCAATGACGGATGGGATTATTCCTGCCGGTGTCTGGATTCTCATCCGCCGGACATGATTTCATGGAGAGCACCCTACAAGTAAGAGCTTCTGGTCGGTCTACGAATGTATTTCACGGTGTCTATGATCATTGGCGAAATAGTGTGAGTAGCACcgccagagagagaggagggggggttccTCTCTGGATTCAGCGAGAGGAAGGAGGTCGTCAGATTAGGAAGAATGAGTAACCACAATTTAGCTTCCGGCTAGCCTCCTACGGTTGATAGTTTTTACGATGTTAAGTGCATTTGTTAATGGCAGCAAATGGTTCGGCTGCAGTAAACACACCTTTTCTGTGTGTACAGCCTGCGATTGAACGACCGCACCGCGACTCTGCGTTGGGTTAAATGACAGTGACAGCCATCTTCAGCAGCCAGCTCCAGTAACGTTAGCAGAGGGATCGGTGTGGGTGAAGCTTTGCTGTAAAATCCGTGGTGTGCCTCTGATTCGTGCTGTGCCACAGTCCCTACCCAGCTCGAGGAGAGGCTGGTGTCGCAACgtgtttattcatttgatgCGATCCGTTTAAAGGTCTCAGTCCAGTGTTTATGACAGGAGGATGGGGAGGGCTTGTGCTGCCTTCAGGACTCCCACTGAAGCCCGTTCATTCGTGAGAACATTCAGCTTGAGTGAATGTGCTTTTTATTGGAAATAGCAATACTAAGTGTTTTGACCAGCAAAGCAATAACACAATAATAGCTCGCAGTTGGACAGAGGTGACACATGCTGGATAGGAGACGTACGGCAGTGAgtacaacaaacaaaatgagcTCTGTGACAGTGTACAGGGACGTGCAGCATATACAGATCTCAACACAATTATTCATAATTATAGtcatgcaaaactgaaaaaaagctTCAGGTAGCATTTAATAATGATTCATTCAGAGGTTTGCTTCCAAGCAAGTGCAAGTCACACGGTTTGTGGCCTTAGCAATAACCCTGTACCTTTCATGCTCTGCTGATGAATTTAGTGCATTCATGTTAAGATTAGATTAGCTGACTCATGAGGGCCTTTACAGAGACGAAACTCAGGTGACACAAAGTACTCGTTTTGTATTtggaaacactggaacaaaaGTCTGTATGTGTTTTAATCCCAGTGGATTTATACATTGTGGTGATTGTATTTTGTGTTgaatattgtaatttatttcatcgtTATACTGACATGGACCTACAAGTctgaaattaagtttaaaataaGAGAATCAATCTAACTTCTTTATTTTATGTAGCTCCTCTCAAACAAATCAAttgcagttcaaagtgcttcacaagcGATTGACTAAATGTTTGATGCGTTAATGATTTATGAGTTCAGTGAACAATGCACTCATACTTTGTAAATGATTACAGAGTAAATGATAATgaaacaagataagataagatgatccTCAGTAAAGCAATAATatggaaatatacaaaatatgggatagaaataatatataaagtgtAATATATACAAAGTTAGAAGAGTTAAATCGTTTAGCGTTGTAGTGGAGGATATAATATACTTAATCAGGTTCTATAAGCAGGTGGGGTTTTCTCGTGTGTGTAGTAAAGCCCGAGCAAACGAGTACTGTGGACACGGTGGTTAACTGGATATTCAGAAATCCCTGAAGGCGTCCTGTTACGTAACAGAGGAGGGCTGGGCAATGCTGCGTGTTCGGGAGGCGGGGGGCGTGGGAGGGagacgtgcaaacacacacacactctcacacactctctcacacaaagTGGCTGTCTCACATTCCTGGTGCTTGACAGCTTtcttacagacagacagagagacagacagagagacagacatatTTGGGACGTTTTGGCAGAGGAGGACTTCGATCGAGGAGACTTGCCTCAGTACAGCTGGTAAGACTCTCATGTTGTGTGGTGATCGTAGCTGATTCAGTCCTCTGTGGGTATTGTGAGCTGATGTGTGGTGCGGGGATCTACGTCGACACACGGGGCTGCGACACAACTAACGCAACtagcgcaaacacacacgcagatcAGTGTCGCATCGTTTTCAGTGCCAGTCCAGATTCAAACCCGAGCTCAGCCACGCTACGCTTTTATTTTCGGTGTAATACTTCAGTGGTTACAAATGTTGCGTTCAGGTGCTGCGTGTGGTCGCGACTCGCTGCTATTCCTGTCGGGAGCTGCGTGGTGTTTACATCAGTGCTGGGCTAATAAAAAGCAGAGCCACGTGTTGGGAGCCTGGGACCATGTGGTCGTTGTAAACACTGCATCCTTGTGGCCTTGTGAGTCTTTATCTGCCGTAGGAGCCCGTTCATGTTACTTCCTCGTAACATTTTGAAACCGGATCGCCCGCTGAGGGTATATATTGTTAGAGGGTGAAGTTTTAGGAGCTGGATTGTATTACAGGAGATCACTAGAGACCCAATCAGGCTTTCTTTGTGCGTGTTTATGAAGACTGGTGACATACTATATAATAACAGCAGCACTATTTGCATGGAGCTCCCTTTCAATCTGCCTCGTACACTAACTAACCACCACTTATCAGTTTAAATGTCAGTGTTAGTACAGGAAAGGTCAGGTTCCCACGTGATAACCAAAAGGCAGTTCGGGGATCATCGGCAGGTCATGTTCCTCTCACAtctttgtgtgtgactgagtgtaCACCTCAGCTCGGTTAGGGACAGGGCATGAGGCAAGGTCTTTGtcacactgctgctctctcctcttctcttttgtttCAGGGACGCACTTGAACTCAAATTTACTGGCTGCAGGATATGAACATGTGTTGAAGTAAAATGTACCATATGTTTTAGTTATCGTGGCTGGTGTCAAAGTTTGGAAAGTCGGTTTTTGCAGGGGAAAATGGTTATTTTCTCAAGCGACTActtatgattattttatcacAATCACAAAATCTTGGGAATATTATCTGTGTAACTGATTCATCACTTCTGTAAACATTctaaaaaaatttgaaaaatgccCAAAACAATCTCCTTAATTGATGTCATCATATTTCCTTTGTGCCCGACCGAGTTCAAACTCATCACACCACAGAGATGGGCAGCAAATGCTCAGAGTATTGGGAATTAGATAATGTTTGGGATTTTTGTTAAAGAATTATGTAAACCATTAGTTGTTTATCTGAatcatggtttattttttaattggttAATCTTTTCTGTTACAATAATTTTTAACcaatggaaacacacaaaataattttTACAGTCTTTATACATCCTTAATTAATACTATAATCAACTTTTTGACCCTTTCATATCAGAGTGTTATTAAGGGTTAACCCCTGAGTGTTACTCCTAACACAAGAACTGAACCACAGAATTATTCAACGTATTGTAAGATACACTTGCTAATAGAGTTTGTGCCTTATGTACAGTAGCTTAtcttcatttgatttatttatcctGTCATCAAATCAAGTCATTCTGCACTCAGGTAAATGAAGACACTGTGGCAGCCAATATCTATTCAGGTTAGAGTAATCCTATAATGAGGATGATTTATTGAAGTTTATGctgtgttcaaatgttcatataaAGCAGTGTAGTGTCAGACCACAATTAAACCCACATTGGAAGCAATGATGTGAAGCCAGAAGGAAAATGTGTATCAATGCATCCAGCACAAATAATTGTCCCTTTCCCACAGCTTGTTCAGGGCGGGAATGTTGCACCTTCATTCTTCCATCTTTAAGAAGAGATGGGATGTAGTCACAGAGCTAGATTTACATCTCTTTTAAAGAGAAGGCTCGCATGGCAGCACAGGATGGTGGCGCTGATCACGCCTCAGATTCCGGAATGACAGCGTGTTATCTAAAACCACTCACCGGGGCTGCAATATGccactttgtttgtttcactgtaaaCAAGCAGCACAATCAGAAGTCTTCTTAATGCTATTAAAGCAAATTTAGCATTATCTGTGTTTAAAGGGGGTTCatgaaaaaaacgtttttgGGTGCTGGATGTGTCCGAGAAAGGTCTGTTTTTATATGGAGGCTGAAGACATGCATAACTGTGACAtgcagatcagtgtgtgtgagtgagtgagtgagataAACAGGAAGCCTAAAAGCTCCGATTGGAAGTCAGAGGTCACTGATTAGGCGATGGTGGTGGTCTGCATGGACCCTCAAGCCAGACTGTCCCTCTGATCTCTCATCACCTAAGCCTCACCTCCCTCACACCATCCCTTCCTTTGTctcccatcctctctctctaacacactctctctctctctctctctctctctctctctctctctctctctctctctctctctctctctctctctctctctctctctcgctcttatATATTCTCTCTACTATTCTCTCATTAATATCATTGCCATCTGCTCCATATGTAACAGCCCAATTAGAGAGAAGAACTTTGACCCTACCTGTccaaatttaatttgaaagtcTCCAACCTTCCCTGCACACTTCCCCTTCCTCACACATATGCACGTAAAATCACTGCATGCTTATAGGCTGTCCagactttgaccttttattgttttctctccacaggaCCTGAGCTGATTTGTCAGCCTTGCGTTGAGTTGGTTTCACCCCTCAAGTGTCCTTTGGATATCAGCTGTCCATGGTTGTCTGAACAGAGGATAACACAGTAAGAAAGCGTGGCACAGTGTGCGTTCAGTACAACACAGCAAGGCTCCACCAAGAGAGGAGTGGAGATCAACCAACAAGTGAAGAGAAAAAGCTAGTTTGAACACAAAATGTCTCAAAACAGAGAACTGGTGGTTtactacatacagtataaactCTCCCAGAGGAACTATCCTCTCAACCACATGGGACTCAATGAGCCTACAAACAGGACTGACAGAGGGGAGACAGGCTCGAGTGAGGAACAGCAGACAGCGACGCACGCCAACGGAACTTTAAATGGCATGAATCCCGGGACCCCTCCAGATTCCCCGCTGCGGCAGGAAAGGTTGCCATCAACGACGGGTCTGGATGCGGTGAAAGAGGCCCTCCGAGACTCGACCAAAGAGTTTGAGCTGCGATATGCCCGCGCCTTCAGCGATCTGCACAACCAGCTGCACATCACGCCGGCCACAGCTTACCAGAGCTTTGAGAACGTGATGGACGAGGTGTTCCGGGACGGCGTCAACTGGGGCCGCATCATAGGGCTTTTTGCATTCGGCGGGGCGCTAAGTGTAGAGTGTGTGGAGAAGGAGATGAGTCCGCTGGTGGGCAGGATCACAGAGTGGATGACAGTCTACCTAGACAACAACATCCAGCCCTGGATCCAGACTCAAGGAGGATGGGtgagtctcacacacagaaaaacataatgTGTCGCCCCTTTCAAATCAGCACCCTCCATTACGTGGTTCAGTTATATTGGTGTAAGCTGAGGTCACCTGTATGGAAACAGTGGTCATGTGGAAAATAAGGAATAATCATTATTCTTTGTATGGATTCAAATGGCTTTTGTTGATAAGATTGCATGTTTGGTTGTATGCACCATGACCAGATACTGTTCTCTCTCACGGTTTGTTGATGTCCTGTATGCATCATGTGCCTGTTGGTcagctgtgtttctgtctcaacAGTGAGTTTGCATGGACTGACCTCCAATGACACTATCTTTGGCTGATAAACAAAATCCAGAATGTAGCTTTTCTTTCATCATACATGCAGTGACTTGGCTCATGCAGATGGGCCCAGACAGCCAGTATACCCACATTAAAACTGTATCAGCCTCAGAGAGATTGTAACATGGTACAGCGATGGGGTTGACTTTAAGACCAGCAAGATTAGATGTTACACAGCAGTAAAAAGTCTGAGCACATGGTATCAAAAAGCATCTGTgattaaaaagagtaaaaacataatgtttgtttgtgtgctcagCAGCTGCTTTCAGCTGTTCTCTAATTGATCAGCAGCATGGAGCTCAATGAGCTGAATCGAAGTGGGAGCTTAACAGGCTACATCGGGGCTTTGTAGCTGTCTGCGGTCTGCCTGGGGATCGAAGTTCCCTCATCACAGGGTGGGATGAAGTCCCGGGCTTTTACAGATAGCCCTTTGTTTTACTCCACTCTGTTGATTGGCTCTAtgctttgctttctttttttcttcagctaTCTGtctatttttctccttt contains:
- the bcl2l1 gene encoding bcl-2-like protein 1, whose product is MSQNRELVVYYIQYKLSQRNYPLNHMGLNEPTNRTDRGETGSSEEQQTATHANGTLNGMNPGTPPDSPLRQERLPSTTGLDAVKEALRDSTKEFELRYARAFSDLHNQLHITPATAYQSFENVMDEVFRDGVNWGRIIGLFAFGGALSVECVEKEMSPLVGRITEWMTVYLDNNIQPWIQTQGGWEHFAEIFGNDSAAESRRSQESFKKWLLAGMTLVTGVVVGSLIAQKRL